Proteins co-encoded in one Sulfurimonas sp. HSL1-2 genomic window:
- a CDS encoding thioredoxin domain-containing protein translates to MPNRLANEDSPYLQQHKNNPVDWYPWCDEAFARAREENRPIFISIGYSSCHWCHVMEHEVFENESIAAYLNAHFISIKVDREERPDLDKYYQEVHQLLNRRAGGWPASIFCTPDNKPFYAGTYIPPTTRERMLGFTELTEIIATKVAEGDEKLFQNADEIQNYLKPEDRPKEATVLKPSLATGFVKQALHNFESTHGGFSQQPKFPHTSTLNALLDIVLLQNDADAKTMVTQTLSTMHRGGMYDLIDGGFCRYSVDPEWLVPHFEKMTYDNGLLCELYARAGRMLDDASYTRTAAEIAGFMAAKMQEDGLFYSASDADSEGEEGTYFIVAYDVAKSALIEEGFAGDDADAILETLHVTPNGNFEGKNILWLSEPLARPEWFASVRDVFLRLRTEREYPFIDRKIQTSWNAMMIRGLFELGKSDPAYIEKAVSALKALQDFLMPDGTLYHTALIHSTPKIGAFLEDYAYLGTAFVKAYEATYDETYLMQAQQMANRALETLYDNGRWYFSKGEFVTDADPTDSSYPGSVGVMVDLLLSLGILVEEKYRRFAFKTLEYYSARLAKTPIYFPYLFNQALRYLFEDLVVKADAERLASAAGNLSTVTYPYLHVKATDDDAYMLCGVQSCFAQLKNADEIAPTIKEKFSTI, encoded by the coding sequence ATGCCCAACAGACTCGCCAACGAAGATTCCCCCTACCTGCAGCAGCACAAGAACAACCCCGTCGACTGGTACCCCTGGTGCGACGAAGCTTTTGCGCGCGCCCGCGAGGAGAACCGTCCCATTTTCATCTCCATCGGCTACAGCAGCTGCCACTGGTGCCACGTCATGGAGCATGAGGTGTTCGAAAACGAAAGCATCGCCGCCTACCTGAACGCACACTTCATCAGCATCAAGGTCGACCGCGAAGAGCGCCCCGACCTCGATAAGTACTACCAGGAGGTCCACCAGCTGCTCAACCGCCGTGCAGGCGGCTGGCCCGCCTCCATCTTCTGTACGCCCGACAACAAACCCTTCTATGCCGGTACCTACATTCCCCCGACCACGCGCGAGCGGATGCTGGGCTTTACGGAACTGACCGAGATCATCGCCACCAAGGTGGCCGAAGGGGACGAAAAGCTCTTCCAGAACGCCGACGAGATCCAGAACTATCTGAAACCCGAAGACCGGCCGAAAGAGGCAACGGTACTGAAGCCCTCCCTGGCTACCGGATTCGTCAAACAGGCGCTGCACAACTTCGAGAGCACGCACGGCGGCTTCTCCCAGCAGCCGAAATTCCCGCACACCTCGACGCTGAATGCCCTGCTCGACATCGTCCTGTTGCAAAACGATGCCGATGCGAAAACGATGGTGACGCAGACCCTCTCGACGATGCACCGCGGGGGGATGTACGACCTCATTGACGGCGGGTTCTGCCGCTACAGCGTCGACCCGGAGTGGCTGGTGCCGCATTTCGAGAAGATGACCTACGACAACGGCCTGCTCTGCGAACTCTATGCCAGGGCCGGGCGGATGCTGGACGATGCGTCCTATACCCGCACGGCCGCGGAGATCGCCGGCTTCATGGCGGCGAAGATGCAGGAGGACGGCCTCTTCTACTCCGCCAGCGACGCCGACAGCGAGGGGGAGGAAGGCACCTACTTCATCGTTGCATACGACGTTGCAAAGTCGGCGCTGATCGAGGAAGGTTTCGCCGGGGATGACGCCGATGCGATCCTGGAGACCCTGCATGTCACGCCGAACGGAAATTTTGAGGGCAAGAACATCCTCTGGCTCTCCGAGCCCCTCGCACGCCCCGAGTGGTTCGCCTCCGTCCGCGACGTCTTCCTCCGCCTGCGTACGGAACGCGAATACCCCTTTATCGACCGTAAGATCCAGACCTCCTGGAACGCCATGATGATCCGTGGACTCTTCGAACTCGGCAAAAGTGACCCCGCCTATATCGAAAAAGCGGTTTCAGCTCTCAAGGCCCTGCAGGACTTCCTGATGCCGGACGGCACGCTCTACCACACCGCCCTCATTCATAGCACGCCGAAAATCGGTGCGTTCCTGGAAGATTACGCCTACCTTGGTACCGCCTTCGTCAAAGCCTACGAAGCGACCTATGACGAAACCTACCTCATGCAGGCACAGCAGATGGCCAACCGCGCGCTGGAGACCCTCTACGACAACGGGCGCTGGTACTTCAGCAAGGGCGAGTTCGTCACCGACGCCGACCCCACTGACAGCTCCTACCCCGGCTCCGTCGGCGTTATGGTCGACCTGCTGCTGAGCCTGGGCATCCTCGTCGAGGAGAAGTACCGCCGCTTCGCCTTCAAAACCCTGGAGTACTACTCCGCCCGCCTGGCGAAAACGCCCATCTACTTCCCCTACCTCTTCAACCAGGCACTGCGCTACCTCTTCGAAGACCTCGTCGTCAAAGCCGATGCCGAACGGCTGGCATCCGCCGCAGGTAACCTCTCGACGGTCACCTACCCCTACCTCCACGTCAAGGCCACCGACGACGATGCTTATATGCTCTGCGGCGTCCAGAGCTGTTTTGCACAGCTCAAGAATGCGGACGAGATCGCCCCAACGATCAAGGAGAAGTTCTCCACAATCTGA
- a CDS encoding transglutaminase-like cysteine peptidase, producing the protein MEPSLAASKAAKQDYFAKKRFEAMDKMLRDLRNKSEMEKLEGVNDFFNRVRFVSDLENWGVEDYWARPSEFLTRDQGDCEDYVIAKYFALKRLGVPEYKLYFTYVKAIRLNQAHMVLTYYENPKAVPLVLDNLNYRIFPSTKRKDLVYVYSFNAESLFLNTQKGRGRTLAGGSTRNKEWAVFLQRIEKEGL; encoded by the coding sequence GTGGAGCCTTCACTGGCTGCCTCCAAGGCAGCAAAGCAGGATTATTTTGCCAAGAAACGGTTTGAGGCCATGGACAAAATGCTCCGGGACCTTCGGAACAAAAGTGAAATGGAAAAGCTTGAGGGGGTCAATGACTTCTTCAATCGTGTCCGTTTCGTTTCCGACCTGGAGAACTGGGGCGTAGAGGATTACTGGGCGCGCCCGAGTGAATTCCTGACACGTGACCAGGGAGATTGCGAAGACTACGTTATTGCTAAGTATTTTGCCCTCAAACGCCTGGGCGTTCCCGAGTACAAGCTCTATTTCACCTACGTCAAAGCGATCAGGCTCAATCAGGCCCACATGGTTCTAACCTATTATGAAAATCCGAAAGCCGTTCCGCTGGTCCTGGATAATCTCAATTACCGTATTTTCCCGTCAACGAAACGCAAAGACCTGGTTTATGTCTACAGTTTCAATGCGGAATCCCTCTTTCTGAATACCCAGAAGGGAAGAGGCAGGACCCTGGCGGGCGGGTCGACACGAAACAAAGAGTGGGCTGTATTCCTGCAGCGCATTGAAAAGGAGGGATTGTGA
- the thrC gene encoding threonine synthase — translation MQFIETRGNDGTHPLKVTFSQAILSPIASFGGLYVPEALPELGETFLQKHLGSSYKTMAKDMLTRFGIDIDEAVIDEALALYDAFDDPSNPVPVVKVKEDLYVSELYHGPTRAFKDMALQPFGVVLSSIAQARNENYLILAATSGDTGPAALETFKNRANVKVACMYPDGGTSDVQRLQMVTEDAENLKVIGIKGSFDDAQGALKRLLGSDTFKAALKEKNTSLSAANSVNFGRIIFQIIYHIHSYLELVRQGAITMGEKVYLDVPSGNFGNALGGYYAMKMGLPVEKIIIASNENNVLTRLITTGKYDLRDAHVVATTSPAMDILKSSNVERILYDLFGEERTKALMEQLDNEHYYELCTMELSKLQEFFAADFATGDEGKQFIKIALEHGYLMDPHTATCFKAYESCATKELKTIAYSTAEWTKFSPTIANALTGEIDTHDIDALNAIAAEANIGIPDMIKALFDKPVVQDTIIEKEQIEAEILNFI, via the coding sequence ATGCAGTTTATCGAGACACGTGGAAATGACGGAACCCATCCTTTAAAAGTAACCTTCTCCCAGGCGATTTTGAGCCCGATCGCCTCTTTCGGCGGGCTGTACGTCCCCGAAGCGCTTCCGGAGCTGGGCGAGACCTTCTTGCAAAAGCACCTGGGCAGCAGTTACAAGACGATGGCAAAGGATATGCTCACGCGTTTCGGTATCGACATCGACGAAGCGGTCATCGACGAGGCGCTTGCGCTCTACGACGCTTTTGACGACCCTTCCAACCCCGTCCCGGTCGTCAAGGTCAAAGAGGACCTCTATGTCAGCGAACTCTACCACGGCCCGACACGCGCCTTCAAAGACATGGCGCTGCAGCCCTTCGGCGTCGTGCTCTCTTCCATTGCACAGGCCAGAAACGAGAACTACCTGATCCTCGCGGCGACGAGCGGCGATACGGGACCGGCGGCGCTGGAAACATTCAAAAACCGCGCCAACGTCAAGGTCGCGTGTATGTACCCCGACGGCGGAACCAGTGACGTTCAGCGCCTGCAGATGGTGACCGAGGATGCGGAAAACCTGAAAGTGATCGGTATCAAGGGGAGCTTCGACGATGCCCAGGGTGCCCTCAAGCGCCTGCTCGGCTCCGACACCTTCAAAGCGGCACTGAAGGAGAAAAACACCTCCCTCTCCGCGGCGAACTCCGTCAACTTCGGCCGGATCATCTTCCAGATCATCTACCACATCCACAGCTACCTCGAGCTGGTGCGCCAGGGTGCCATCACGATGGGCGAGAAGGTCTACCTGGATGTGCCGAGCGGCAACTTCGGTAACGCCCTGGGCGGCTACTACGCCATGAAGATGGGGCTGCCGGTCGAGAAGATCATCATCGCCTCCAACGAGAACAACGTCCTGACACGCCTCATTACGACGGGGAAATACGACCTGCGCGACGCCCACGTCGTTGCGACGACGTCACCTGCGATGGACATTCTCAAATCCTCCAACGTCGAGCGCATCCTGTACGATCTCTTCGGCGAAGAACGCACGAAGGCGCTGATGGAGCAGCTTGACAACGAGCACTACTACGAGCTCTGCACGATGGAGCTCTCCAAGCTGCAGGAGTTCTTCGCGGCGGATTTCGCAACAGGCGACGAGGGCAAGCAGTTCATCAAGATCGCGCTGGAACACGGCTACCTGATGGACCCGCATACGGCCACCTGTTTCAAGGCCTACGAGAGCTGCGCGACGAAGGAACTCAAAACCATCGCCTACTCCACGGCCGAGTGGACGAAGTTCTCCCCGACGATCGCCAACGCGCTCACCGGCGAGATCGATACGCACGACATCGACGCCCTGAACGCGATCGCCGCCGAAGCGAATATCGGCATTCCCGACATGATCAAGGCCCTCTTTGACAAGCCGGTCGTTCAGGATACCATTATCGAAAAAGAGCAGATCGAAGCGGAGATCCTGAACTTTATCTAA
- the cutA gene encoding divalent-cation tolerance protein CutA — translation MKTESIIVYCTCPDALSAKDIAEAVVKEQLCACVNRLPAVMSHYIFKGEYCEDEEVLLIIKTTAAAFESLKTRIEALHPYDVPEIIAAPIVAGNDSYLGWLQASVK, via the coding sequence ATGAAAACAGAATCGATCATCGTTTACTGTACGTGCCCCGATGCACTCAGCGCCAAAGATATTGCCGAAGCCGTGGTAAAGGAGCAGCTCTGCGCCTGCGTCAACCGTCTTCCTGCCGTGATGTCGCACTATATCTTCAAAGGCGAATACTGCGAGGACGAAGAGGTGCTGCTCATCATCAAGACGACCGCAGCCGCCTTCGAGAGTCTCAAAACGCGCATCGAGGCGCTGCACCCGTACGACGTCCCCGAGATCATTGCCGCCCCCATCGTCGCCGGCAACGACAGTTACCTGGGGTGGCTTCAGGCGAGTGTGAAGTGA
- a CDS encoding methylated-DNA--[protein]-cysteine S-methyltransferase: MATLNSPGIYVEEMATGASPIAGVWTATAGFVGVAALPNEHGTAVLTTSGREFTDTYGRYSDDTPWLAPAVQSFFANGGQRCYVVNVEDHNSLCSGLTALEQVDEVGIVCIPGATTYEVQSAVIAHCEAAGGRFCILDSIAGADVATVRAQKSRLVSDKGIGALYYPWIVMGVETVDGDGNPVTETKPVPPSGAIAGIYARIDGKRGVFKAPANALIDGAAALERSITQNEQALLNPEGINCILSFPGRGILVWGARTIAPPGSEWKYVNVRRFLLYLEESIDKGTQWAVFEPNGEPLWSQVKGAVSNFLYAEWRKGALSGVKPEEAFFVRCDRTTMTQDDVDNGRLVVEIGAAAVRPAEFVVFRIGQWTAGRNDTQTVRGTSEPRMQGTPFQQSVWEALKRIPKGKVTTYGDLAAFLGTNAVRAVGTAVGCNPYAPEVPCHRVVRSDGRVGSYSGEGGVRGKIALLASEGVQVRRGRVVDFAEKRYRFV, from the coding sequence GTGGCAACACTGAATTCCCCCGGGATCTACGTGGAAGAGATGGCGACGGGGGCAAGCCCTATCGCAGGGGTGTGGACTGCCACGGCTGGCTTTGTCGGCGTTGCAGCGCTGCCGAACGAGCATGGCACTGCCGTGCTGACAACCTCCGGGCGGGAGTTTACGGATACGTACGGCCGCTACAGCGACGACACCCCCTGGCTTGCACCGGCAGTTCAGAGTTTTTTTGCCAACGGCGGGCAGCGCTGCTATGTCGTCAATGTCGAAGATCATAACAGCCTGTGTTCTGGACTGACGGCACTGGAACAGGTTGATGAAGTGGGCATTGTCTGCATCCCCGGTGCAACCACCTACGAGGTGCAGTCGGCAGTGATCGCCCACTGCGAAGCGGCGGGGGGACGCTTCTGTATATTAGACAGCATTGCGGGGGCGGACGTCGCGACGGTTAGGGCTCAGAAGAGCCGTCTCGTGTCGGACAAGGGGATCGGTGCACTCTACTATCCGTGGATTGTCATGGGGGTTGAAACGGTTGACGGTGACGGGAACCCGGTCACGGAGACAAAACCGGTGCCGCCCAGCGGTGCCATCGCAGGGATCTACGCCAGGATTGATGGTAAACGCGGTGTCTTCAAGGCACCGGCGAATGCGCTCATTGACGGGGCTGCAGCTCTGGAGCGGAGCATTACCCAGAATGAGCAGGCCCTGCTGAACCCGGAAGGGATCAACTGCATTCTCAGCTTCCCCGGGCGGGGCATCCTGGTGTGGGGGGCGCGGACCATCGCCCCTCCGGGTTCGGAGTGGAAGTATGTCAATGTCCGCCGCTTCCTCCTCTACCTGGAAGAGTCCATTGATAAAGGCACTCAGTGGGCCGTGTTCGAACCCAACGGCGAACCGCTCTGGTCGCAGGTAAAAGGGGCCGTCTCAAACTTTCTTTACGCAGAGTGGCGCAAAGGGGCGTTGAGTGGTGTCAAGCCGGAGGAGGCTTTTTTTGTCCGGTGCGACCGGACGACGATGACACAGGATGATGTCGATAACGGGCGGCTGGTTGTCGAAATCGGTGCCGCAGCGGTACGGCCGGCCGAGTTCGTCGTGTTCCGGATCGGGCAGTGGACGGCCGGAAGGAACGACACGCAGACTGTGAGAGGTACAAGCGAGCCCCGGATGCAGGGCACCCCATTCCAGCAGTCGGTTTGGGAGGCGCTGAAGCGCATCCCGAAAGGGAAGGTGACGACCTACGGGGACCTGGCGGCTTTTCTGGGCACAAATGCGGTCCGCGCCGTCGGTACGGCCGTGGGCTGCAATCCGTATGCTCCGGAGGTTCCGTGCCACCGTGTGGTCCGCAGTGATGGCCGTGTCGGCAGCTATTCGGGCGAGGGCGGTGTCCGGGGCAAGATCGCACTGCTGGCTTCGGAAGGGGTTCAGGTACGCAGGGGCAGGGTCGTCGATTTTGCCGAAAAACGCTACCGTTTCGTTTAG
- a CDS encoding LrgB family protein: MPMAFDSFWVYLSASPLWWLTLTILVYLAAQKLFLKSGSAALLNPVAVSIVVLIALLELSHTSYDAYFAGAQFLHFLLGPATVALAVPLFRQMARLRAIWFPVTVSLAVGVLTGAFSAVAIGYVLGLDRTTLLSLAPKSVTTPVAMGISEVLGGIPAMTAAFVVFTGITGAVIGLRVLKAAGVTDESAVGTAMGVTAHGVGTARAFEVHPVSGAFAGLAMALAAFLTALLLPPLFEWLGWR, translated from the coding sequence ATGCCGATGGCGTTTGACAGCTTCTGGGTCTACCTTTCCGCCTCGCCGCTGTGGTGGCTGACGCTGACCATCCTCGTCTACCTCGCGGCGCAGAAACTCTTTCTCAAAAGCGGCAGCGCGGCCCTGCTGAACCCCGTGGCCGTCTCCATCGTCGTTTTGATCGCCCTGCTGGAGCTGAGCCATACCTCCTATGACGCCTACTTCGCCGGGGCGCAGTTCCTGCATTTTCTCCTGGGACCCGCCACGGTGGCCCTTGCCGTGCCGCTTTTCCGCCAGATGGCCCGGCTGCGCGCCATCTGGTTCCCCGTGACGGTGTCACTGGCCGTCGGCGTTCTGACCGGGGCCTTCAGCGCCGTGGCGATAGGTTACGTGCTGGGGCTTGACCGTACAACGCTGCTCTCCCTGGCACCGAAATCGGTGACGACGCCGGTGGCCATGGGCATCAGTGAAGTGCTCGGCGGTATCCCGGCGATGACGGCAGCATTTGTCGTCTTTACGGGGATTACGGGGGCGGTAATCGGGCTGCGCGTACTTAAAGCGGCAGGCGTTACGGATGAGAGCGCGGTGGGGACGGCGATGGGGGTGACGGCCCACGGTGTCGGAACGGCGCGGGCCTTCGAAGTCCACCCCGTCAGCGGCGCCTTTGCCGGGCTGGCGATGGCGCTGGCCGCTTTTCTGACGGCCCTGCTGCTGCCGCCCCTGTTTGAGTGGCTGGGGTGGCGCTGA
- a CDS encoding NnrU family protein, with amino-acid sequence MQQILLFIYALFAYLSAMVSVSLLILWVYPWSFMPFTIDSGKSGSFALVINLALIALFGLQHSVMARTAVKQVLFGALPVAFRTSTYTVLSALCLLLIILLWQPMTGTVYAFETGPLFWAATLLYVLGWSMAFVATFQIDHFELFGLHQGYRALRGIPEPEVRFQKKGFYRYVRHPIQTGTVIGLWATPVMSTGHLLFSTGMTLYILIGLVFEEKDLVKTLGEAYRRYREEVPMLLPFGKKRA; translated from the coding sequence ATGCAACAGATTCTTCTCTTTATTTACGCCCTCTTCGCCTACCTGTCGGCGATGGTCTCCGTCTCACTGCTGATCCTCTGGGTCTACCCCTGGTCATTTATGCCGTTCACCATCGACAGCGGCAAGAGCGGCAGTTTTGCATTGGTGATCAACCTGGCACTGATCGCGCTTTTCGGTCTGCAGCACTCCGTCATGGCCCGAACCGCCGTCAAGCAGGTGCTTTTCGGTGCGCTGCCCGTCGCTTTCCGCACCTCGACCTATACAGTCCTCTCGGCGCTCTGCCTGCTGCTGATCATCCTGCTGTGGCAGCCGATGACAGGCACCGTGTACGCGTTCGAAACCGGGCCCCTCTTCTGGGCGGCGACGCTGCTCTACGTCCTGGGGTGGAGCATGGCCTTCGTCGCGACTTTCCAGATCGACCACTTCGAGCTCTTCGGGCTGCACCAGGGGTACCGGGCACTGCGGGGGATTCCGGAACCCGAAGTACGTTTCCAGAAAAAGGGATTCTACCGGTATGTACGCCATCCCATCCAGACCGGCACCGTGATCGGCCTCTGGGCCACGCCGGTCATGAGTACGGGGCATCTGCTCTTTTCAACGGGGATGACGCTCTATATTCTTATCGGACTGGTCTTCGAGGAGAAAGACCTTGTCAAAACGCTGGGAGAGGCCTACCGACGCTACCGTGAAGAGGTGCCTATGCTGCTGCCGTTCGGGAAAAAACGCGCCTGA
- a CDS encoding CidA/LrgA family protein has protein sequence MLNGMALLLFCQLCGEALVRLSGWPLPGPVLGMLLLFLWLRYRGRSSHDLDLTADGLLKYLALLFVPAGVGVMVYFDALGGIWLKLGVTLLASAVITLVVTGWTMQWLLRRQKTEHADGV, from the coding sequence ATGCTCAACGGCATGGCTCTCCTGCTTTTCTGCCAGCTTTGCGGCGAGGCGCTGGTGCGGCTCTCGGGCTGGCCGCTGCCCGGTCCCGTGCTCGGGATGCTGCTGCTCTTTCTCTGGCTCCGCTACCGGGGCCGTTCCTCCCACGATCTGGACCTGACCGCCGACGGACTGCTCAAATACCTTGCACTCCTGTTTGTGCCCGCCGGGGTCGGGGTGATGGTGTACTTCGATGCCCTGGGCGGTATCTGGCTGAAACTGGGGGTGACGCTGCTCGCCAGTGCCGTGATCACGCTGGTGGTGACGGGGTGGACGATGCAGTGGCTGCTGCGACGTCAGAAAACGGAGCATGCCGATGGCGTTTGA
- the ppk2 gene encoding polyphosphate kinase 2 — MGTKHDMLGTELETGEILKEIVHDDRRIESAEAFERERREHNKNGKKRVAVWIRKSVIDYEDELKQLQIELLKLQKHVKEQGLKLLLIFEGRDAAGKGGTIKRITEHLNPRGARVVALNKPSDVEKTQWYFQRYVEHLPSAGEIVLFDRSWYNRAGVEPVMGFCTQDEHQEFLHEVPQFEKMLVNAGIILVKFYFSVSKKEQAKRFKERERNPLKHYKLSPIDLRSQELWDKYTIAEYSMFMASHTEHAPWTVIHADKKKKARLNCIKYILKQLDYHDRVEKKKLKTDGETLYSADRMIAAFDSSVALQPEKAEKGD; from the coding sequence ATGGGCACAAAGCACGATATGCTGGGCACGGAACTGGAAACGGGTGAGATTCTCAAAGAGATTGTCCATGACGACCGCAGGATCGAAAGCGCCGAGGCGTTCGAGCGGGAACGGCGCGAGCACAACAAGAACGGCAAGAAGCGGGTCGCCGTCTGGATCCGCAAGAGCGTGATCGACTACGAAGATGAGCTCAAGCAGCTGCAGATCGAACTGCTGAAACTGCAGAAACATGTCAAGGAGCAGGGACTGAAACTGCTGCTCATCTTCGAGGGACGCGACGCCGCCGGCAAGGGCGGGACGATCAAGCGCATCACAGAACACCTCAATCCCCGCGGCGCGCGCGTCGTGGCGCTCAACAAACCCTCGGACGTCGAGAAGACGCAGTGGTATTTCCAGCGCTACGTCGAGCACCTCCCCAGTGCGGGCGAGATCGTCCTGTTCGACCGCAGCTGGTACAACCGCGCCGGTGTCGAGCCCGTCATGGGGTTCTGTACCCAGGACGAGCACCAGGAGTTCCTGCACGAAGTTCCCCAGTTCGAGAAGATGCTCGTCAATGCCGGCATCATCCTCGTCAAGTTCTACTTCTCCGTCTCGAAAAAAGAGCAGGCGAAGCGCTTCAAGGAGCGCGAACGCAACCCGCTAAAGCACTACAAACTCTCCCCCATCGACCTGCGTTCACAGGAGCTGTGGGACAAATACACTATCGCCGAATACTCCATGTTCATGGCCTCGCACACGGAGCACGCCCCCTGGACGGTCATTCATGCGGACAAGAAGAAAAAAGCGCGGCTCAACTGCATCAAATACATTCTGAAACAGCTCGATTATCATGACAGGGTGGAGAAGAAAAAGCTGAAGACGGACGGTGAAACGCTCTATTCGGCAGACAGGATGATCGCCGCGTTCGACAGCAGCGTCGCCCTGCAGCCCGAAAAGGCTGAAAAAGGAGATTAG
- a CDS encoding TolC family outer membrane protein, with the protein MKRKGILGILPFLLATSGYGLTVEEAYRTVIDTNPEVRQRIEDYRAVEEDKTIAFADYLPVVDIQGSVGYKHDEGSVGSFDPNNDQDDYLHTEAFVRARENLFRGFSTMYDVAQQDARLLSAEHSLMEKVSQLGLSMIESYLGVLKQKQLLALTVENRDTHQRYYDMIKERVEAGAGTQSDMEQISGRLALAESNVKVAMNNYDDAQTSFKRIYGEAVNPDDMMEADINASLLPESIEAAEKTAVLRYPTLMANRKNIEAAQAAYRQAASNYYPTVDLEVKETHVNNDRTGDYAWRTNSGDENEFTVQLIASWNLYNGGSDVAGRNKALASAFNASEKMMENQRLVFERLNYSWAAKTRIAEQLEYLKDHRDFTQKTLQAYLEEFRLGRRTLLDVLDVENEYYTSRKAYVSALYDQQLSEYRVIENVGNLPLVAAVKPDEILALKRDAMAETKVPASE; encoded by the coding sequence ATGAAACGTAAAGGTATATTGGGGATTCTACCTTTCTTATTGGCGACGTCCGGTTACGGACTCACGGTAGAGGAAGCCTATCGTACGGTCATTGATACCAACCCGGAAGTCCGGCAGCGTATCGAGGATTACCGCGCGGTGGAAGAGGATAAAACGATTGCGTTCGCCGACTATCTTCCGGTGGTTGATATCCAGGGCAGTGTCGGTTATAAACATGATGAAGGTTCCGTCGGATCGTTTGACCCGAACAATGACCAGGATGACTACCTGCATACAGAGGCGTTCGTCCGGGCGCGCGAAAACCTCTTCCGGGGCTTTTCAACGATGTATGATGTCGCCCAGCAGGACGCACGGCTGCTTTCGGCAGAGCACTCCCTGATGGAAAAGGTGAGCCAGCTTGGGCTCTCCATGATCGAGAGCTACCTGGGCGTTCTGAAACAGAAGCAGCTCCTCGCTCTCACGGTAGAGAACCGTGATACGCACCAGCGCTACTACGACATGATCAAAGAGCGCGTCGAAGCCGGTGCGGGCACACAGTCGGATATGGAACAGATTTCCGGACGTCTTGCGCTAGCCGAATCGAACGTCAAGGTCGCCATGAACAACTACGACGATGCTCAGACAAGCTTCAAGCGCATCTACGGTGAGGCGGTCAACCCCGACGATATGATGGAAGCGGACATCAACGCTTCGCTGTTGCCGGAGAGCATCGAAGCGGCGGAAAAAACGGCGGTTCTGCGTTACCCGACCCTGATGGCCAACCGCAAAAATATCGAAGCGGCGCAGGCGGCGTATCGTCAGGCGGCTTCGAACTACTATCCGACCGTTGACCTGGAAGTCAAAGAGACCCATGTTAACAACGACAGGACGGGCGATTACGCGTGGCGTACGAACTCCGGGGACGAAAACGAATTTACGGTCCAGCTGATCGCGTCTTGGAACCTCTATAACGGCGGTTCGGACGTCGCCGGGCGCAATAAAGCGCTGGCGTCCGCGTTCAACGCCTCCGAAAAAATGATGGAGAACCAGCGCCTCGTATTCGAACGCCTTAACTACTCCTGGGCGGCAAAAACACGGATTGCGGAGCAGCTTGAATACCTCAAAGATCACCGCGACTTCACGCAGAAGACCCTCCAGGCGTATCTCGAAGAGTTCCGCCTCGGACGCCGGACACTGCTGGACGTCCTTGATGTCGAGAACGAGTACTATACTTCCCGCAAGGCCTATGTCTCTGCGCTGTACGATCAGCAGCTGTCCGAATACCGGGTCATTGAGAACGTCGGGAACCTCCCGCTGGTCGCGGCAGTGAAACCCGATGAGATTCTGGCGCTGAAACGCGACGCCATGGCAGAAACGAAGGTCCCGGCGTCCGAGTAG